The following coding sequences lie in one Streptomyces albofaciens JCM 4342 genomic window:
- a CDS encoding carbohydrate ABC transporter permease, which translates to MATARTPLIRRPWRLAAEAGALLLAAAVAFPLYWMVLSAFKPAGEVQSTEPLPWTLHPSLDAFRRVFQQQDFGRYFLNSLFVAGVVVIASAVIAFLAATAVTRFRFRFRTTLLIMFLVAQMVPVEALTIPLFFLMRDVGDAVPGIGLNTLGSLILPHLAFSLPFAIWMLRGFVKAVPEALEEAACLDGASRSRFLWQILFPLVFPGLVATSVFSFISTWNDFLFAKSFIISATENSTLPMALLVFFKPDENDWGGIMAASTVMTVPVLVFFVLVQRRLVSGLGGAVKD; encoded by the coding sequence GTGGCCACGGCCCGTACGCCGCTGATCCGGCGGCCGTGGCGGCTGGCCGCCGAGGCGGGCGCGCTGCTGCTCGCCGCAGCCGTGGCCTTCCCCCTTTACTGGATGGTGCTGTCCGCCTTCAAACCGGCGGGCGAGGTGCAGTCCACCGAGCCGCTGCCCTGGACGCTGCACCCCTCGCTGGACGCCTTCCGGCGCGTCTTCCAGCAGCAGGACTTCGGGCGGTACTTCCTCAACAGCCTGTTCGTGGCGGGTGTCGTCGTGATCGCCTCCGCGGTGATCGCCTTCCTGGCGGCGACGGCCGTCACCCGATTCCGCTTCCGGTTCCGCACCACCCTGCTGATCATGTTCCTGGTCGCGCAGATGGTGCCGGTCGAAGCGCTGACCATCCCGCTCTTCTTCCTGATGCGCGACGTCGGCGACGCCGTACCGGGCATCGGCCTGAACACCCTCGGCTCACTGATCCTGCCGCACCTCGCCTTCTCCCTGCCCTTCGCGATCTGGATGCTGCGCGGCTTCGTCAAGGCCGTACCCGAGGCGCTGGAGGAGGCCGCCTGTCTGGACGGCGCGTCCCGCTCGCGCTTCCTGTGGCAGATCCTCTTCCCGCTCGTCTTCCCCGGCCTCGTCGCCACCAGCGTCTTCTCCTTCATCAGCACCTGGAACGACTTCCTCTTCGCCAAGTCCTTCATCATCAGCGCGACGGAGAACTCCACGCTCCCGATGGCCCTGCTGGTCTTCTTCAAGCCGGACGAGAACGACTGGGGCGGGATCATGGCGGCGTCGACCGTGATGACCGTGCCCGTGCTGGTGTTCTTCGTGCTCGTCCAGCGCAGGCTGGTGTCGGGCCTCGGCGGCGCGGTGAAGGACTGA
- a CDS encoding FAD binding domain-containing protein codes for MTTHAPQASSSVALPASLDEAVAALTAMPTAVPVAGGTDLMAAVNSGLLRPAGLVGLGRISEIRGWQYQDGHALLGAGLTLARMGRPDFAALIPGLAAAARAAGPPQVRNAGTLGGNIVTSAPTGDTLPVLAALEANLVIAGPGGARREIPVSHLLAGREMLRPGELVGYVRVPLLHAPQTFLKATGRTGPGRATASVALVLDPARRGVRCAVGAVAAMPLRPLEAEEWVASIIDWDGERTLVPEALAAFGDYVAAACIPDPPPPPDGTEPQTLPPAALHLRRTVAALARRALGRALS; via the coding sequence TTGACCACGCACGCACCGCAGGCTTCGTCATCCGTGGCGTTGCCGGCCTCGCTCGACGAGGCCGTGGCGGCGCTCACCGCCATGCCCACCGCCGTGCCCGTAGCGGGCGGTACGGACCTGATGGCCGCCGTCAACTCCGGGCTGCTGCGGCCCGCGGGCCTGGTGGGCCTCGGCCGGATCAGCGAGATCCGCGGCTGGCAGTACCAGGACGGCCACGCCCTCCTCGGCGCCGGACTGACCCTCGCGCGGATGGGCCGCCCCGACTTCGCCGCCCTCATCCCGGGCCTGGCCGCCGCGGCGCGCGCGGCCGGCCCCCCGCAGGTGCGCAACGCGGGCACCCTCGGCGGCAACATCGTCACCTCCGCCCCCACCGGCGACACCCTCCCCGTGCTCGCCGCCCTCGAAGCCAACCTGGTCATCGCCGGGCCCGGCGGCGCCCGCCGCGAGATCCCGGTCAGCCACCTGCTGGCCGGCCGCGAGATGCTGCGCCCCGGCGAACTCGTCGGCTACGTACGGGTGCCGCTGCTGCACGCCCCGCAGACCTTCCTGAAGGCCACCGGCCGCACCGGCCCCGGCCGCGCGACCGCCTCGGTGGCCCTCGTCCTCGACCCCGCGCGGCGCGGTGTGCGCTGCGCGGTCGGCGCGGTGGCCGCCATGCCGCTGCGGCCCCTGGAGGCCGAGGAGTGGGTGGCCTCCATCATCGACTGGGACGGCGAACGCACCCTGGTCCCCGAGGCGCTGGCCGCCTTCGGCGACTACGTCGCCGCCGCCTGCATCCCCGACCCGCCCCCGCCGCCGGACGGCACCGAGCCGCAGACCCTGCCGCCCGCCGCGCTGCACCTGCGCCGTACGGTGGCGGCCCTGGCCCGCCGAGCACTTGGGAGGGCGCTCTCGTGA
- a CDS encoding chemotaxis protein CheB, with protein sequence MAPPERIDESCAVVAIAASAGGVFALLELFGSFTSGPPVPMLVVQHLSPRHRTVLDSVLQRKTRVPVTMARDGERAAPGRVYLAPPDRHLLIEPDGTLRLADTARVNRVRPAADRLFTSLAEHYGQRAWVFVLSGTGCDGAQGAQAVKDRGGTVVVQDPDTAQYPGMPEATLQSGAVDHVLPLHAIESMIRSFAHPAPDP encoded by the coding sequence ATGGCGCCGCCGGAACGCATCGACGAAAGCTGTGCCGTAGTGGCCATCGCCGCCTCCGCGGGAGGGGTGTTCGCGCTGCTGGAGCTGTTCGGCTCGTTCACCTCGGGCCCACCGGTACCGATGCTGGTGGTACAGCACCTGAGCCCGCGGCACCGCACGGTGCTCGACTCCGTCCTCCAGCGGAAGACCCGGGTGCCGGTCACCATGGCCCGGGACGGCGAACGGGCCGCCCCCGGCCGCGTCTACCTGGCACCCCCCGACCGCCACCTGCTCATCGAGCCGGACGGCACACTGCGGCTGGCCGACACGGCGCGCGTGAACAGGGTCAGGCCCGCGGCTGACCGGCTGTTCACCTCACTCGCCGAGCACTACGGGCAGCGCGCCTGGGTCTTCGTGCTCAGCGGTACGGGCTGCGACGGCGCCCAGGGCGCGCAGGCCGTCAAGGACCGCGGCGGCACCGTGGTCGTCCAGGACCCGGACACCGCCCAGTACCCCGGCATGCCCGAGGCCACCCTGCAATCCGGCGCCGTGGACCACGTACTCCCGCTCCACGCCATCGAATCGATGATCCGTTCCTTCGCCCACCCCGCCCCGGACCCGTGA
- a CDS encoding 2Fe-2S iron-sulfur cluster-binding protein, which produces MSDADSPDRPDGRNSPEDTQPLRVVRPQDRQRWEPLPQGNEYEQEATAFVQLPDGFTSGPYPGGYGYPAYPDPHQAPGAPDGHGGVPGHDGYGADPLAAPGHGYTPPSSFAPPAPGAATDPAATGQWTMPFADAPATGLPAHGMPDPGPHGHYTDAGQDAASRDAWPGADGGSGTTGQWAIPTAPDEVLEESGEYLLGDDRNPASGYGNAYGHVEHGHLPADPAATGHWNFTTDQHPGAGHLPYDQPAHQPQQHRSPQQHRPADQVTPGYDPAHGVPPASEGPYEGGTLGGGNWSLPADALAQWPPAPREEVRPEPEPAPEPEAEAPEAEAPDDVPADAQGKAPADDEAGTAEAGTAKADTAEAHPEAPADVRTEAGTGEPGPAEARTDTTADTGDASDVLDEAVPEAAPEPAPAPAPDDIEAAPQAAPEVASDTAASEAASDVPASDALPTPEPVAVPGAPAAPEADVPVTEAPEEAPAEPTDQQDATPQPEPESASEAPAPTADPAAADPVPATTPEPAPDPDPTTLPTPHDEHPHISYVLTVNGTDRPVTDAWIGESLLYVLRERLGLAGAKDGCSQGECGACSVQVDGRLVASCLVPAATTAGSEVRTVEGLARNGAPSDVQRALAESGAVQCGFCIPGMAMTVHDLLEGNHAPTELETRQALCGNLCRCSGYRGVLDAVNEVVRNRADAAAAAEEAAAAAPDEPGTPRIPHQAGPADPQGPASHGHHPHGPHPHGPGADPQSGGSA; this is translated from the coding sequence GTGAGCGACGCCGACAGCCCCGACCGTCCCGACGGGCGCAACAGCCCCGAGGACACCCAGCCGCTGCGCGTGGTGCGGCCGCAGGACCGGCAGCGGTGGGAGCCGCTGCCCCAGGGCAACGAGTACGAGCAGGAGGCCACCGCCTTCGTCCAGCTCCCGGACGGCTTCACCAGCGGCCCGTACCCGGGCGGTTACGGCTACCCCGCCTACCCGGACCCCCACCAGGCCCCCGGCGCGCCGGACGGCCACGGCGGCGTGCCCGGCCACGACGGATACGGCGCCGACCCGCTCGCCGCGCCCGGCCACGGCTACACCCCGCCGTCCTCCTTCGCGCCGCCGGCCCCGGGCGCGGCCACCGACCCGGCGGCCACCGGCCAGTGGACGATGCCGTTCGCGGACGCCCCGGCCACCGGCCTGCCCGCGCACGGCATGCCGGACCCCGGCCCGCACGGCCACTACACCGACGCCGGCCAGGACGCCGCGTCCCGCGACGCCTGGCCGGGCGCGGACGGCGGCAGCGGCACCACCGGCCAGTGGGCGATCCCCACCGCCCCGGACGAGGTGCTGGAGGAGTCCGGCGAGTACCTCCTCGGCGACGACCGCAACCCGGCCTCCGGTTACGGGAACGCGTACGGCCACGTCGAACACGGGCACCTCCCCGCCGACCCGGCCGCGACCGGGCACTGGAACTTCACCACGGACCAGCACCCGGGCGCCGGCCACCTGCCGTACGACCAGCCCGCACACCAGCCGCAGCAGCACCGGTCACCGCAGCAGCACCGGCCGGCGGACCAGGTGACGCCCGGTTACGACCCGGCCCACGGGGTGCCTCCGGCGAGCGAAGGCCCGTACGAGGGCGGCACGTTGGGCGGCGGCAACTGGTCGCTGCCCGCCGACGCGCTGGCGCAGTGGCCGCCGGCGCCGCGTGAGGAGGTGCGGCCGGAGCCGGAGCCGGCCCCTGAGCCGGAGGCCGAAGCTCCGGAGGCCGAAGCTCCGGATGACGTCCCGGCCGATGCGCAGGGGAAAGCTCCTGCGGATGACGAAGCGGGTACGGCTGAGGCGGGTACGGCTAAGGCGGATACGGCTGAGGCGCACCCCGAGGCGCCTGCTGACGTGCGTACGGAGGCCGGTACGGGCGAGCCCGGCCCGGCCGAAGCCCGTACGGACACCACCGCCGACACCGGCGACGCCTCGGACGTACTCGACGAGGCCGTCCCCGAAGCCGCGCCGGAACCCGCCCCCGCCCCGGCCCCGGACGACATCGAGGCGGCCCCCCAGGCAGCCCCCGAGGTGGCCTCCGACACCGCGGCCTCCGAGGCTGCCTCCGACGTTCCGGCCTCCGACGCCCTGCCGACTCCGGAGCCCGTCGCGGTCCCGGGCGCGCCCGCCGCGCCGGAAGCGGACGTGCCCGTAACGGAAGCGCCCGAGGAAGCTCCCGCCGAACCCACGGATCAGCAGGACGCGACCCCGCAGCCCGAGCCCGAGTCCGCTTCCGAAGCACCGGCCCCGACGGCGGACCCGGCCGCAGCCGACCCCGTCCCCGCCACCACCCCCGAACCAGCCCCCGACCCTGACCCCACCACCCTCCCCACCCCCCACGACGAACACCCCCACATCTCCTACGTCCTGACCGTGAACGGCACCGACCGCCCGGTCACCGACGCCTGGATCGGCGAGTCGCTGCTGTACGTGCTGCGCGAGCGCCTCGGGCTCGCCGGGGCCAAGGACGGCTGTTCGCAGGGGGAGTGCGGGGCCTGTTCCGTACAGGTCGACGGGCGGCTCGTGGCGTCGTGCCTGGTGCCCGCCGCGACCACCGCGGGCAGCGAGGTCCGTACGGTCGAGGGCCTGGCCCGGAACGGCGCGCCCTCCGACGTGCAGCGCGCCCTGGCCGAGTCCGGCGCCGTCCAGTGCGGCTTCTGCATCCCCGGCATGGCGATGACCGTCCACGACCTGCTGGAGGGCAACCACGCGCCCACCGAGCTGGAGACGCGTCAGGCGCTGTGCGGCAACCTGTGCCGCTGCTCGGGCTACCGGGGCGTGCTCGACGCGGTCAACGAGGTCGTCCGCAACCGTGCCGACGCCGCGGCGGCCGCCGAAGAGGCCGCGGCCGCCGCCCCCGACGAGCCCGGCACCCCGCGCATCCCGCACCAGGCGGGCCCCGCCGATCCGCAGGGCCCCGCATCCCACGGCCACCACCCCCACGGGCCGCACCCCCACGGCCCGGGCGCAGATCCGCAGTCCGGAGGCTCCGCATGA
- a CDS encoding beta-N-acetylhexosaminidase: protein MDDAVTADAARAATGLIPQPRETRPDDGAFLLGPGTVLDAGPGTETTAAWLRGTVGAATGLPLPPGGGGRNRTETGGDGTDRDGSGSGVVRLRVDADTADALGPEGYRLTVDHNGVTLLGGGAAGTFWGAQTLRQLLGPDAHRRAPLRPGHHWPVPAVRVEDAPRFAWRGMMLDVARHFLPKDGVLRYIDLLAAHKLNVLHLHLTDDQGWRIEIERYPRLTEAGAWRERTKLGHRASPLWDDRPHGGYYTQDDIREIVAYAAARHISVVPEIDIPGHSQAAIAAYPELGNTDVIDTNSLKVWDTWGVNPNVLAPTDNTLRFYEGVLEEVLALFPSRFVHIGGDECPKDQWRASPYAQARIEELGVGDEDGLQSWFIRHFDRWLADRGRRLIGWDEILEGGLAPGAAVSSWRGYAGGIAAAQAGHDVVMCPEQQVYLDHRQHDGPDEPVPIGYVRTLEDVYRFEPVPPRLTPEQAAHVLGTQANVWTEVMETPQRLDYQVFPRLAAFAEVAWSELPPPAERDHAGFTRRMAAHYRRLDALGVDYRPPGGPLPWQRRPGLLGRPIEGSPPNV from the coding sequence ATGGACGACGCAGTGACGGCGGACGCCGCCCGGGCGGCGACCGGCCTGATACCGCAGCCACGCGAAACCCGCCCGGACGACGGCGCGTTCCTCCTCGGTCCGGGCACCGTCCTGGACGCGGGACCCGGTACGGAGACCACCGCCGCCTGGCTGCGCGGCACCGTCGGCGCCGCGACCGGCCTGCCGCTGCCGCCCGGCGGCGGAGGGCGGAACCGTACGGAAACCGGCGGGGACGGTACGGACCGCGACGGCTCCGGCAGCGGCGTCGTCCGCCTGCGCGTCGACGCGGACACCGCCGACGCGCTCGGCCCCGAGGGCTACCGGCTGACCGTCGACCACAACGGCGTCACCCTCCTCGGCGGCGGCGCGGCAGGCACCTTCTGGGGCGCCCAGACGCTGCGGCAGCTGCTCGGACCCGACGCGCACCGCCGCGCGCCCCTGCGCCCCGGCCACCACTGGCCCGTACCGGCCGTACGCGTCGAGGACGCGCCCCGCTTCGCCTGGCGCGGCATGATGCTCGACGTCGCACGGCACTTCCTGCCGAAGGACGGCGTGCTGCGCTACATCGACCTGCTCGCCGCCCACAAACTCAACGTCCTGCACCTCCACCTCACCGACGACCAGGGCTGGCGCATCGAGATCGAGCGCTACCCGCGGCTGACCGAGGCCGGCGCCTGGCGGGAGCGCACCAAGCTCGGCCACCGGGCCTCACCCCTGTGGGACGACCGTCCGCACGGCGGCTACTACACCCAGGACGACATCCGCGAGATCGTCGCCTACGCCGCCGCGCGGCATATCTCCGTCGTCCCGGAGATCGACATCCCGGGCCACTCGCAGGCCGCCATCGCGGCATACCCGGAACTGGGCAACACCGACGTCATCGACACCAACTCCCTCAAGGTCTGGGACACGTGGGGCGTCAATCCGAATGTACTGGCGCCCACTGACAACACCCTGCGCTTCTACGAAGGGGTCCTGGAGGAGGTCCTCGCCCTCTTCCCCTCCCGCTTCGTGCACATCGGCGGCGACGAGTGCCCCAAGGACCAGTGGCGCGCGTCGCCGTACGCCCAGGCCCGCATCGAGGAACTGGGCGTGGGCGACGAGGACGGCCTGCAGAGCTGGTTCATCCGCCACTTCGACCGCTGGCTCGCCGACCGCGGCCGCCGCCTGATCGGCTGGGACGAGATCCTCGAAGGCGGCCTGGCGCCGGGCGCCGCGGTGTCCTCCTGGCGCGGCTACGCGGGCGGCATCGCCGCCGCGCAGGCGGGCCACGACGTGGTCATGTGCCCCGAACAGCAGGTCTATCTGGACCACCGGCAGCACGACGGCCCCGACGAGCCCGTGCCGATCGGCTACGTACGGACCCTGGAGGACGTCTACCGCTTCGAGCCGGTACCGCCCCGGCTGACCCCGGAACAGGCCGCCCACGTGCTCGGCACCCAGGCCAACGTCTGGACCGAGGTGATGGAGACCCCGCAGCGCCTCGACTACCAGGTCTTCCCGCGGCTCGCCGCGTTCGCCGAGGTCGCCTGGTCCGAGCTGCCGCCGCCCGCGGAGCGCGACCACGCCGGATTCACCCGCCGGATGGCCGCCCACTACCGCCGCCTGGACGCCCTCGGCGTCGACTACCGGCCGCCCGGCGGCCCCCTCCCGTGGCAGCGGCGCCCCGGGTTGCTCGGACGCCCGATCGAGGGGTCGCCCCCAAACGTGTGA
- a CDS encoding carbohydrate ABC transporter permease, producing the protein MTLTVKEARAGGGRTPLTGARRGRPPSRRGSRWTPWLYLAPALVVLGGLLVYPIYQLGLISFLQYTQAQVSGGEPTSFQGLANYAELFGDGQFWQVLLATVLFAAACVVCTLAVGCSFAVLLTRIRAVPRLALMLAALGAWATPAITGSTVWVFLFDPDFGPVNRVLGLGDLSWTYGRYSAFALVLMEVVWCSFPFVMVTVYAGIRAIPGEVLEAAALDGASQWRIWRSVMAPMLRPILVVVTIQSVIWDFKVFTQIYVMTNGGGIAGQNLVLNVYAYQKAFASSQYSLGSAIGIVMLLVLLAVTLVYLRLLRRQGEEL; encoded by the coding sequence GTGACGCTCACGGTCAAGGAAGCACGCGCCGGGGGCGGCCGGACGCCGCTCACCGGCGCCCGCCGCGGACGGCCGCCGTCCCGCCGCGGGAGCCGCTGGACACCGTGGCTCTACCTCGCGCCCGCGCTGGTCGTCCTGGGCGGACTGCTGGTCTACCCGATCTACCAGCTCGGTCTGATCTCGTTCCTCCAATACACCCAGGCCCAGGTCAGCGGCGGCGAACCGACCAGCTTCCAGGGGCTGGCGAACTACGCCGAACTGTTCGGGGACGGCCAGTTCTGGCAGGTGCTGCTCGCCACCGTGCTGTTCGCCGCGGCCTGCGTGGTGTGCACGCTGGCGGTCGGCTGCTCGTTCGCGGTCCTGCTCACCCGGATCCGGGCGGTGCCGCGGCTGGCCCTGATGCTGGCCGCGCTCGGCGCCTGGGCCACCCCCGCCATCACCGGCTCCACCGTCTGGGTCTTCCTCTTCGACCCGGACTTCGGGCCGGTCAACCGGGTGCTGGGCCTCGGCGACCTGTCCTGGACCTACGGGCGCTACAGCGCCTTCGCGCTGGTCCTGATGGAAGTCGTGTGGTGCTCGTTCCCGTTCGTGATGGTGACCGTCTACGCGGGCATCCGGGCCATCCCGGGCGAGGTCCTGGAGGCCGCGGCCCTGGACGGCGCGTCGCAGTGGCGCATCTGGCGCTCGGTCATGGCGCCGATGCTGCGGCCGATCCTGGTCGTCGTCACCATCCAGTCCGTCATCTGGGACTTCAAGGTCTTCACCCAGATCTACGTGATGACCAACGGCGGCGGCATCGCCGGGCAGAACCTCGTACTGAACGTGTACGCCTACCAGAAGGCGTTCGCCTCGTCCCAGTACAGCCTGGGCTCGGCCATCGGCATCGTGATGCTGCTGGTCCTGCTGGCCGTCACGCTCGTCTACCTGCGCCTGCTGCGCCGACAGGGGGAGGAACTGTGA
- a CDS encoding xanthine dehydrogenase family protein molybdopterin-binding subunit yields MTGTPEGGAVTATPAAGVPLPAEPPPHGLGVSLPSADAPAKTEGVFPYASDLWAEGLLWAAVLRSPHASARILSVDTGPAAEMPGVRAVVTHADVPGDPGHGRGTPDRPVFAHDVVRHHGEPIAAVAADHPDTARLAAAAIAVEYEVLEPVTDPQLAFEAEPLHPDGNLIRHIPLHFGDPEVVGETIVEGLYRIGRQDPAPIGAEAGLAVPRPDGGVEIYTASTDPHADRDLAAACFGLAPERVRIVVTGVPGATADREDPGMQLALGLLALRTGCPVKLTATREESFLGHAHRHPTLLRYRHHADAEGKLVKVEAQILMDAGAYADTSAEALAAAVSFACGPYVVPHAFVEGWAVRTNNPPSGHLRGEGAMQVCAAYEGQMDKLAAKLGMDPAELRLRNVMATGDLLPTGQTVTCPAPVAELLRAVKDEPLPELPKDTPEEDWLLPGGLEGAGEPSAVRRGVGYALGMVHMLGAEGADEVSTATVKVSGSVATVLCAAVETGSGFSTLARQIVQETLGIDEVHVAPVDTDQPPAGRACHGRHTWVSGGAVERAAKMVRTQLLQPLAHKFGMSTELLQIADGKITSYDGVLSTTVAEALDGKELWATAQCRPHPTEPLDETGQGDAFVGLAFCAIRCVADVDIELGTVRVVEMTVAQDVGRVLNPRQLRARIEAGVTQGLGAALMENLRTTRGQIRHPDLTGYALPTALDAPDIRIVKLVEERDVVAPFGAKPASAVPVVTSPAAVASAVRAATGRPIGRLPIRPQAAVAQVAQQ; encoded by the coding sequence ATGACCGGCACACCCGAGGGCGGCGCCGTCACCGCCACGCCCGCCGCGGGCGTCCCCCTCCCCGCCGAGCCGCCGCCGCACGGCCTCGGCGTCTCCCTGCCGTCCGCGGACGCCCCCGCCAAGACGGAGGGCGTCTTCCCGTACGCCTCCGACCTGTGGGCCGAGGGCCTGCTGTGGGCGGCGGTGCTGCGCTCCCCGCACGCCAGCGCCCGCATCCTGTCGGTGGACACCGGACCGGCCGCCGAGATGCCGGGCGTACGGGCCGTCGTCACGCACGCGGACGTGCCGGGCGACCCCGGGCACGGCCGGGGCACGCCCGACCGCCCGGTCTTCGCCCACGACGTGGTCCGCCACCACGGCGAGCCGATCGCCGCCGTCGCCGCCGACCACCCCGACACCGCCCGGCTGGCGGCGGCCGCCATCGCCGTCGAGTACGAGGTACTGGAGCCGGTCACCGACCCGCAACTCGCCTTCGAGGCCGAGCCGCTGCACCCGGACGGCAACCTGATCCGGCACATCCCGCTGCACTTCGGCGACCCCGAGGTGGTGGGCGAGACCATCGTCGAGGGCCTGTACCGCATCGGCCGCCAGGACCCGGCGCCGATCGGCGCCGAGGCCGGGCTCGCGGTGCCGCGCCCGGACGGCGGCGTCGAGATCTACACCGCCTCCACCGACCCGCACGCCGACCGCGACCTGGCCGCCGCCTGCTTCGGGCTGGCGCCGGAACGGGTCCGTATCGTCGTGACGGGCGTGCCCGGCGCCACCGCGGACCGCGAGGACCCGGGCATGCAGCTCGCCCTCGGACTGCTCGCCCTGCGCACCGGCTGCCCGGTCAAACTGACCGCCACCCGCGAGGAGTCCTTCCTCGGCCACGCCCACCGCCACCCCACCCTCCTGCGCTACCGCCACCACGCGGACGCCGAGGGCAAGCTGGTCAAGGTCGAGGCGCAGATCCTGATGGACGCCGGCGCGTACGCGGACACCTCCGCCGAGGCGCTGGCCGCCGCCGTCTCCTTCGCCTGCGGTCCGTACGTCGTCCCGCACGCCTTCGTCGAGGGCTGGGCGGTCCGGACGAACAACCCGCCGTCCGGGCACCTGCGCGGCGAGGGCGCGATGCAGGTGTGCGCCGCCTACGAAGGCCAGATGGACAAGCTGGCCGCCAAGCTCGGCATGGACCCGGCCGAGCTGCGGCTGCGCAACGTCATGGCCACCGGCGACCTGCTGCCCACCGGCCAGACCGTCACCTGCCCGGCGCCGGTCGCCGAACTGCTGCGCGCCGTCAAGGACGAGCCGCTGCCCGAACTCCCCAAGGACACCCCCGAGGAGGACTGGCTGCTGCCCGGCGGCCTGGAGGGCGCGGGCGAGCCGTCCGCGGTGCGCCGCGGCGTCGGCTACGCGCTCGGCATGGTCCACATGCTCGGCGCGGAGGGCGCCGACGAGGTCTCCACCGCCACGGTCAAGGTCAGCGGCTCCGTCGCCACCGTGCTGTGCGCCGCGGTCGAGACCGGCTCCGGCTTCTCCACCCTCGCGCGCCAGATCGTCCAGGAGACCCTGGGCATCGACGAGGTGCACGTGGCCCCGGTGGACACCGACCAGCCGCCCGCCGGGCGCGCCTGCCACGGTCGGCACACCTGGGTCTCCGGCGGCGCCGTCGAACGCGCCGCCAAGATGGTGCGCACCCAGCTCCTCCAGCCCCTCGCCCACAAGTTCGGCATGTCCACCGAACTCCTCCAGATCGCCGACGGCAAGATCACCTCGTACGACGGGGTGCTCAGCACCACCGTCGCCGAGGCCCTCGACGGCAAGGAACTCTGGGCCACCGCCCAGTGCCGCCCCCACCCGACCGAGCCCCTGGACGAGACCGGCCAGGGCGACGCCTTCGTGGGTCTGGCCTTCTGCGCCATCCGCTGCGTCGCGGACGTCGACATCGAACTCGGCACCGTCCGCGTCGTCGAGATGACCGTCGCCCAGGACGTCGGCCGGGTCCTCAACCCCCGCCAGCTCCGCGCCCGTATCGAAGCCGGCGTGACCCAAGGCCTCGGCGCGGCCCTCATGGAGAACCTCCGCACCACCCGCGGCCAGATCCGCCACCCCGACCTCACCGGCTACGCCCTGCCCACGGCCCTCGACGCCCCCGACATCCGCATCGTCAAACTCGTCGAGGAACGCGACGTGGTGGCCCCCTTCGGCGCCAAACCGGCCAGCGCCGTCCCCGTCGTCACCTCCCCGGCCGCCGTGGCCTCCGCCGTACGCGCCGCCACCGGCCGCCCGATAGGCCGCCTCCCGATCCGCCCGCAGGCGGCGGTGGCGCAGGTGGCGCAGCAGTAG